Proteins found in one Planococcus citri chromosome 2, ihPlaCitr1.1, whole genome shotgun sequence genomic segment:
- the L gene encoding zinc finger protein 423 homolog isoform X5: MVLRNNMTHTDCMPFQCQYCNTLFKHKRSRDRHIKIHTGEKKYKCSKCDAGYTRSDHLKIHLKTHDNRKPFQCTLCNRGYGTAAALTSHMQNHKRSNEISSQPAPAGSIKCHKCSETFREPEELQNHMNLHQSPENVHNSNNKSSKNSYPTILICPYCRKDNFSTMEALQSHVQSAHKSIFNGDLQREISNLKLRSPAPTPSQLNSSSPLNVTQSFNSLPSYYCDQCTMKFSSLQALQKHTSAVHGFSANTYNNLKYLMSPEMYNNGKLYCMFCAMQFLTPAAYAEHYIIFHGPYHPQLMALTPPEQMKPTDLSKKTSPVKRPNIDEHRASPRKKSKVNENSILNSNNHRYGYPGPLLCNQCSAAFTDFESFRAHIKLHIEETSGGLLGGASPMERKRASAEFTCPHCRSVFSSNEEISQHIVTHFLASSVEYSCENCQKSYDKGDDLQKHLMEVHAHHLYSCSICNEVFDSKMAIQVHFTIRHSNEAKVYRCTGCSSSNAAFHSEMEFANHVKTMHTNNSPLLAAFATHHHNTQMLRCFICHMTFPTELEMQLHLPTHGKQFQCTLCPQSFHIEYLLDKHMQNDHSTPQINGSLENCLDSNNKESSPILSPNNRFDNQMKKNEGSESKSNFICCDICEKCDFSNDNELLNHKKLFHHKLLSPVKHESSENSEDRLKLSQKHKSNSSSSSPTIRCDNKKMESFNGDSNGSNLTCCEICEKRDFANEAELMSHKKLIHNVKLSPHGKVSLNCAYCKENCKSRSDLENHMKTHSQNSTSSGKHKCIICDEMCPTAAVLAEHKLTHCKVLSGKTCMQCKGSITTEEQFFSHIQQHSSPQNGTNNNNNSSQNSLVLPTFCVICRQTLSSEMEARMHARFHLHQSADLVPCSVCFHMSERQDLIAGICKECYQRHGKSSPFRCPECHMKFDNGPAIEIHLATVHRKSYQCIKCQVSFDNEKEIQHHVASHVMIDGLNGHECRLCRLVLPSPVQLQAHLIEHTFAGCATFTCYLCSSVFTTAQGLQTHILEHGLAARPYDCSRCKQKFFFTSELEHHSYVHLEEMALSEGHGYFYGQEKNLLKDKSANIPYINHSISLAENLYNNNKEPGNKYHCTECGIDFPHANDLYDHKNRAHNNQNDRYVQNGEHKRKRETPNPTEANRVKYEEQNDNVDVDEKMDAKQNDCESEDEQIDVVTTKTEEQAENIEKNDKQ; this comes from the exons ATGGTGTTGAGGAATAATATG ACTCATACCGATTGTATGCCTTTCCAATGCCAATATTGTAATACGCTGTTTAAACATAAACGAAGTCGGGATCGTcatataaaaatacataccGGAGAAAAGAAGTATAAATGTTCGAAATGTGATGCCGGATATACCAGAAG cgatcatttgaaaattcatttgaaaacacATGACAATCGAAAGCCATTCCAATGTACTCTCTGCAATCGAGGCTACGGTACTGCTGCGGCTCTCACGTCGCATATGCAGAATCACAAACGATCGAACGAAATTTCATCTCAACCAGCACCAGCCGGTAGCATCAAATGTCACAAATGCTCGGAAACGTTCAGAGAACCGGAAGAGTTACAA AATCACATGAATTTGCACCAGTCGCCGGAAAATGTACACAATTCCAATAACAAATCGTCCAAGAATTCGTACCCAACCATTCTAATATGTCCTTATTGTCGCAAAGATAATTTCTCAACAATGGAAGCTCTACAATCTCACGTGCAATCGGCTCACA AATCAATTTTCAACGGAGACTTGCAACGCGAgatctcaaatttgaaactaAGATCTCCGGCTCCGACGCCCAGCCAATTAAATTCGTCTTCGCCTTTAAACGTAACGCAGTCTTTCAATTCATTACCGTCCTACTATTGCGATCAATGCACGATGAAGTTTTCATCGTTACAAGCCCTTCAAAAACATACGTCTGCGGTGCATGGTTTCTCCGCCAACACCTACAACAACCTCAAGTACTTGATGTCACCTGAGATGTACAATAATGGCAAATTGTACTGCATGTTTTGCGCTATGCAGTTCTTGACGCCTGCCGCGTACGCCGAGCATTATATCATATTTCACGGTCCGTATCATCCGCAATTAATGGCGTTAACTCCGCCGGAACAAATGAAACCGACTGATTTATCAAAGAAAACGTCTCCCGTCAAACGTCCCAATATCGATGAGCATCGAGCTTCGCCTCGTAAGAAGAGTAAAGTCAAtgaaaactcgattttgaaTTCTAATAAT CACCGATACGGTTATCCGGGCCCATTACTATGCAATCAATGTAGCGCCGCATTCACCGATTTCGAATCGTTCCGGGCTCATATCAAATTACACATCGAAGAAACCAGCGGAGGCCTGCTAGGAGGAGCTTCTCCAATGGAGCGTAAACGTGCATCGGCCGAATTCACGTGCCCTCATTGCCGATCAGTGTTCTCATCTAATGAAGAAATAAGTCAGCACATCGTGACGCATTTTTTAGCCTCCAGTGTCGAATACAGTtgcgaaaattgccaaaaatcgtaCGATAAAGGCGACGATTTGCAAAAGCATTTAATGGAGGTACACGCGCATCACTTGTACAGTTGCTCCATTTGTAACGAGGTGTTCGACTCAAAAATGGCGATACAG GTTCATTTCACCATTAGACATAGTAACGAAGCCAAAGTTTATCGGTGTACTGGGTGCTCATCGTCTAACGCTGCCTTTCATTCGGAGATGGAGTTTGCGAATCATGTGAAAACAATGCATACCAATAATTCGCCGTTGTTGGCTGCGTTTGCGACTCATCATCAT AATACTCAAATGCTGAGATGCTTCATTTGCCACATGACTTTTCCGACCGAATTAGAAATGCAGTTACATTTACCAACCCATGGTAAACAGTTCCAATGTACGTTGTGTCCACAATCGTTCCACATCGAGTATTTATTGGATAAACATATGCAGAATGATCATAGTACTCCg CAAATCAATGGATCATTAGAAAACTGCTTGGATTCGAACAACAAAGAATCATCGCCCATTCTATCGCCGAATAACCGTTTCGACaatcaaatgaaaaagaatGAGGGTTCTGAATCGAAAAGCAACTTCATCTGCTGtgatatttgtgaaaaatgtgacttttccAATGATAACGAATTACTCAATCACAAAAAACTATTCCACCATAAACTGTTGTCTCCTGTAAAG CatgaaagttcagaaaattcAGAAGACAGATTAAAATTGTCTCAAAAGCATAAATCCAATTCGTCGTCGTCTTCACCAACGATTCGATGCGACAATAAAAAAATGGAGTCTTTTAATGGCGATTCGAACGGCAGTAATTTGACATGCTGCGAAATTTGCGAAAAACGCGATTTTGCAAACGAAGCTGAGTTGATgtctcataaaaaattgatccataATGTGAAATTATCTCCTCATGGCAAG gtaagcTTGAACTGCGCATACTGTAAAGAAAACTGTAAATCGAGATCAGATTTGGAAAACCATATGAAAACACATTCTCAGAACTCCACTTCGTCTGGAAAACATAAATGTATAATCTGTGATGAAATGTGTCCAACAGCTGCCGTTTTAGCTGAACACAAACTTACCCATTGCAAG GTGCTATCGGGGAAAACATGCATGCAATGTAAAGGTTCGATTACAACAGAAGAGCAATTCTTTTCGCACATCCAGCAGCACAGCTCGCCCCAAAACGGAACGAATAACAATAACAACTCGTCCCAGAACTCATTGGTTTTACCAACATTTTGTGTAATTTGTCGGCAAACTTTATCATCGGAGATGGAAGCTCGAATGCATGCCAGATTCCATTTACACCAATCTGCTGATTTGGTACCATGCTCTGTATGCTTCCATATGTCCGAAAGGCAAGATTTGATCGCCGGAATTTGCAAAGAATGTTATCAAAGGCATGGAAAATCGTCACCTTTTAGATGTCCGGAGTGTCATATGAAATTTGATAACGGTCCAGCGATTGAAATCCATTTGGCAACAGTGCACAGGAAAAGTTACCAGTGCATCAAATGCCAA GTGAGCTTCGATAACGAGAAAGAAATCCAACACCACGTCGCTTCTCATGTAATGATCGACGGTCTGAATGGTCACGAATGTCGACTTTGTCGGTTAGTATTGCCTTCACCGGTGCAATTACAAGCTCATCTAATCGAGCATACATTCGCTGGCTGCGCTACATTCACTTGCTATTTGTGCAGTTCTGTGTTTACTACTGCTCAAGGCTTACAAACGCATATTCTAGAGCATGGTTTAGCTGCTAGACCCTACGATTGCTCCAGATGTAAACAGAAATTCTTCTTTACTTCCGAATTAGAACACCATAGCTATGTGCATTTGGAGGAAATGGCTCTAAGTGAAG gtcaCGGATATTTTTACGGTCAAGAGAAGAACTTACTGAAGGATAAATCTGCAAATATTCCATACATTAATCATTCCATCTCATTGGCCGAGAATTTATACAATAATAACAAAGAACCAGGCAACAAATACCACTGTACCGAATGCGGTATTGATTTTCCTCACGCCAATGATCTGTACGATCACAAAAATCGCGCTCACAATAACCAGAACGATAGATACGTTCAAAATGGCGAACACAAGCGTAAACGAGAAACTCCGAATCCTACAGAAGCCAATAGAGTAAAGTATGAAGAGCAAAATGATAACGTAGATGTAGACGAAAAGATGGATGCTAAACAGAATGACTGCGAATCAGAAGACGAACAAATCGATGTTGTTACTACAAAGACTGAAGAACAagctgaaaatattgaaaaaaatgacaaacaaTAA
- the L gene encoding zinc finger protein 423 homolog isoform X6, producing the protein MPFQCQYCNTLFKHKRSRDRHIKIHTGEKKYKCSKCDAGYTRSDHLKIHLKTHDNRKPFQCTLCNRGYGTAAALTSHMQNHKRSNEISSQPAPAGSIKCHKCSETFREPEELQNHMNLHQSPENVHNSNNKSSKNSYPTILICPYCRKDNFSTMEALQSHVQSAHKSIFNGDLQREISNLKLRSPAPTPSQLNSSSPLNVTQSFNSLPSYYCDQCTMKFSSLQALQKHTSAVHGFSANTYNNLKYLMSPEMYNNGKLYCMFCAMQFLTPAAYAEHYIIFHGPYHPQLMALTPPEQMKPTDLSKKTSPVKRPNIDEHRASPRKKSKVNENSILNSNNHRYGYPGPLLCNQCSAAFTDFESFRAHIKLHIEETSGGLLGGASPMERKRASAEFTCPHCRSVFSSNEEISQHIVTHFLASSVEYSCENCQKSYDKGDDLQKHLMEVHAHHLYSCSICNEVFDSKMAIQVHFTIRHSNEAKVYRCTGCSSSNAAFHSEMEFANHVKTMHTNNSPLLAAFATHHHNTQMLRCFICHMTFPTELEMQLHLPTHGKQFQCTLCPQSFHIEYLLDKHMQNDHSTPQINGSLENCLDSNNKESSPILSPNNRFDNQMKKNEGSESKSNFICCDICEKCDFSNDNELLNHKKLFHHKLLSPVKHESSENSEDRLKLSQKHKSNSSSSSPTIRCDNKKMESFNGDSNGSNLTCCEICEKRDFANEAELMSHKKLIHNVKLSPHGKVSLNCAYCKENCKSRSDLENHMKTHSQNSTSSGKHKCIICDEMCPTAAVLAEHKLTHCKVLSGKTCMQCKGSITTEEQFFSHIQQHSSPQNGTNNNNNSSQNSLVLPTFCVICRQTLSSEMEARMHARFHLHQSADLVPCSVCFHMSERQDLIAGICKECYQRHGKSSPFRCPECHMKFDNGPAIEIHLATVHRKSYQCIKCQVSFDNEKEIQHHVASHVMIDGLNGHECRLCRLVLPSPVQLQAHLIEHTFAGCATFTCYLCSSVFTTAQGLQTHILEHGLAARPYDCSRCKQKFFFTSELEHHSYVHLEEMALSEGHGYFYGQEKNLLKDKSANIPYINHSISLAENLYNNNKEPGNKYHCTECGIDFPHANDLYDHKNRAHNNQNDRYVQNGEHKRKRETPNPTEANRVKYEEQNDNVDVDEKMDAKQNDCESEDEQIDVVTTKTEEQAENIEKNDKQ; encoded by the exons ATGCCTTTCCAATGCCAATATTGTAATACGCTGTTTAAACATAAACGAAGTCGGGATCGTcatataaaaatacataccGGAGAAAAGAAGTATAAATGTTCGAAATGTGATGCCGGATATACCAGAAG cgatcatttgaaaattcatttgaaaacacATGACAATCGAAAGCCATTCCAATGTACTCTCTGCAATCGAGGCTACGGTACTGCTGCGGCTCTCACGTCGCATATGCAGAATCACAAACGATCGAACGAAATTTCATCTCAACCAGCACCAGCCGGTAGCATCAAATGTCACAAATGCTCGGAAACGTTCAGAGAACCGGAAGAGTTACAA AATCACATGAATTTGCACCAGTCGCCGGAAAATGTACACAATTCCAATAACAAATCGTCCAAGAATTCGTACCCAACCATTCTAATATGTCCTTATTGTCGCAAAGATAATTTCTCAACAATGGAAGCTCTACAATCTCACGTGCAATCGGCTCACA AATCAATTTTCAACGGAGACTTGCAACGCGAgatctcaaatttgaaactaAGATCTCCGGCTCCGACGCCCAGCCAATTAAATTCGTCTTCGCCTTTAAACGTAACGCAGTCTTTCAATTCATTACCGTCCTACTATTGCGATCAATGCACGATGAAGTTTTCATCGTTACAAGCCCTTCAAAAACATACGTCTGCGGTGCATGGTTTCTCCGCCAACACCTACAACAACCTCAAGTACTTGATGTCACCTGAGATGTACAATAATGGCAAATTGTACTGCATGTTTTGCGCTATGCAGTTCTTGACGCCTGCCGCGTACGCCGAGCATTATATCATATTTCACGGTCCGTATCATCCGCAATTAATGGCGTTAACTCCGCCGGAACAAATGAAACCGACTGATTTATCAAAGAAAACGTCTCCCGTCAAACGTCCCAATATCGATGAGCATCGAGCTTCGCCTCGTAAGAAGAGTAAAGTCAAtgaaaactcgattttgaaTTCTAATAAT CACCGATACGGTTATCCGGGCCCATTACTATGCAATCAATGTAGCGCCGCATTCACCGATTTCGAATCGTTCCGGGCTCATATCAAATTACACATCGAAGAAACCAGCGGAGGCCTGCTAGGAGGAGCTTCTCCAATGGAGCGTAAACGTGCATCGGCCGAATTCACGTGCCCTCATTGCCGATCAGTGTTCTCATCTAATGAAGAAATAAGTCAGCACATCGTGACGCATTTTTTAGCCTCCAGTGTCGAATACAGTtgcgaaaattgccaaaaatcgtaCGATAAAGGCGACGATTTGCAAAAGCATTTAATGGAGGTACACGCGCATCACTTGTACAGTTGCTCCATTTGTAACGAGGTGTTCGACTCAAAAATGGCGATACAG GTTCATTTCACCATTAGACATAGTAACGAAGCCAAAGTTTATCGGTGTACTGGGTGCTCATCGTCTAACGCTGCCTTTCATTCGGAGATGGAGTTTGCGAATCATGTGAAAACAATGCATACCAATAATTCGCCGTTGTTGGCTGCGTTTGCGACTCATCATCAT AATACTCAAATGCTGAGATGCTTCATTTGCCACATGACTTTTCCGACCGAATTAGAAATGCAGTTACATTTACCAACCCATGGTAAACAGTTCCAATGTACGTTGTGTCCACAATCGTTCCACATCGAGTATTTATTGGATAAACATATGCAGAATGATCATAGTACTCCg CAAATCAATGGATCATTAGAAAACTGCTTGGATTCGAACAACAAAGAATCATCGCCCATTCTATCGCCGAATAACCGTTTCGACaatcaaatgaaaaagaatGAGGGTTCTGAATCGAAAAGCAACTTCATCTGCTGtgatatttgtgaaaaatgtgacttttccAATGATAACGAATTACTCAATCACAAAAAACTATTCCACCATAAACTGTTGTCTCCTGTAAAG CatgaaagttcagaaaattcAGAAGACAGATTAAAATTGTCTCAAAAGCATAAATCCAATTCGTCGTCGTCTTCACCAACGATTCGATGCGACAATAAAAAAATGGAGTCTTTTAATGGCGATTCGAACGGCAGTAATTTGACATGCTGCGAAATTTGCGAAAAACGCGATTTTGCAAACGAAGCTGAGTTGATgtctcataaaaaattgatccataATGTGAAATTATCTCCTCATGGCAAG gtaagcTTGAACTGCGCATACTGTAAAGAAAACTGTAAATCGAGATCAGATTTGGAAAACCATATGAAAACACATTCTCAGAACTCCACTTCGTCTGGAAAACATAAATGTATAATCTGTGATGAAATGTGTCCAACAGCTGCCGTTTTAGCTGAACACAAACTTACCCATTGCAAG GTGCTATCGGGGAAAACATGCATGCAATGTAAAGGTTCGATTACAACAGAAGAGCAATTCTTTTCGCACATCCAGCAGCACAGCTCGCCCCAAAACGGAACGAATAACAATAACAACTCGTCCCAGAACTCATTGGTTTTACCAACATTTTGTGTAATTTGTCGGCAAACTTTATCATCGGAGATGGAAGCTCGAATGCATGCCAGATTCCATTTACACCAATCTGCTGATTTGGTACCATGCTCTGTATGCTTCCATATGTCCGAAAGGCAAGATTTGATCGCCGGAATTTGCAAAGAATGTTATCAAAGGCATGGAAAATCGTCACCTTTTAGATGTCCGGAGTGTCATATGAAATTTGATAACGGTCCAGCGATTGAAATCCATTTGGCAACAGTGCACAGGAAAAGTTACCAGTGCATCAAATGCCAA GTGAGCTTCGATAACGAGAAAGAAATCCAACACCACGTCGCTTCTCATGTAATGATCGACGGTCTGAATGGTCACGAATGTCGACTTTGTCGGTTAGTATTGCCTTCACCGGTGCAATTACAAGCTCATCTAATCGAGCATACATTCGCTGGCTGCGCTACATTCACTTGCTATTTGTGCAGTTCTGTGTTTACTACTGCTCAAGGCTTACAAACGCATATTCTAGAGCATGGTTTAGCTGCTAGACCCTACGATTGCTCCAGATGTAAACAGAAATTCTTCTTTACTTCCGAATTAGAACACCATAGCTATGTGCATTTGGAGGAAATGGCTCTAAGTGAAG gtcaCGGATATTTTTACGGTCAAGAGAAGAACTTACTGAAGGATAAATCTGCAAATATTCCATACATTAATCATTCCATCTCATTGGCCGAGAATTTATACAATAATAACAAAGAACCAGGCAACAAATACCACTGTACCGAATGCGGTATTGATTTTCCTCACGCCAATGATCTGTACGATCACAAAAATCGCGCTCACAATAACCAGAACGATAGATACGTTCAAAATGGCGAACACAAGCGTAAACGAGAAACTCCGAATCCTACAGAAGCCAATAGAGTAAAGTATGAAGAGCAAAATGATAACGTAGATGTAGACGAAAAGATGGATGCTAAACAGAATGACTGCGAATCAGAAGACGAACAAATCGATGTTGTTACTACAAAGACTGAAGAACAagctgaaaatattgaaaaaaatgacaaacaaTAA